A single genomic interval of Streptomyces sp. 1222.5 harbors:
- a CDS encoding NUDIX hydrolase, translating into MDETLVRAAGCVLWRRSPVAGDLEICLVHRPKYDDWSHPKGKLRRGEDALAGALREVAEETGYTAEPGGELPTVHYRASGRPKQVRYWAAEAVSGHFTPNDEVDRILWLSPAAARGRLTQPRDRDLVDALLRPSEHLGRGG; encoded by the coding sequence GTGGACGAGACCCTGGTCCGGGCGGCGGGCTGCGTGCTGTGGCGCCGCTCCCCGGTCGCCGGCGACCTGGAGATCTGCCTGGTCCACCGGCCGAAGTACGACGACTGGTCCCACCCCAAGGGCAAGCTCAGACGGGGTGAGGATGCGCTCGCGGGCGCCCTGCGCGAGGTCGCGGAGGAGACCGGGTACACGGCGGAGCCCGGCGGCGAGCTGCCGACCGTGCACTACCGGGCCAGCGGCCGCCCGAAACAGGTGCGGTACTGGGCGGCGGAGGCGGTTTCCGGCCACTTCACCCCGAACGACGAGGTGGACCGGATCCTGTGGCTCTCCCCGGCGGCGGCCCGCGGCCGGCTCACCCAGCCCCGCGACCGGGACCTGGTGGACGCCCTGCTCCGGCCGTCCGAGCACCTGGGACGGGGCGGCTGA
- a CDS encoding CHAD domain-containing protein — MAQQHLDPTDPTAGVVTGESLAGYLRAQATEFLRALRLHRENGGSAAGAGESVDAARALRRSARRISGSLHTFRPLLDPDWSEEMRPELAWLSGTLGLEHAYEGRLERLLLALHRLSGAAVFPAQTVATTSAPANSAGPAHPAAAQERGNLTVGAAKAGALLERQLTLARTRAHSTALQALGSSRFHAVADKVAVLASEVPLTPAAATTDLRPPAAAAEERLTDAVTALPLVTAGHPYNAEALVHGLSPDPAPHPQDGPWHQVRLLLRLHRYAREVLHGGKLPVEVRLLTAGQALNRHRDASEAAAAAAQAARTPRIAPATAYALGVLHADQRHEVEAARFAFQQAWQKQTAKVP; from the coding sequence GTGGCACAGCAACACCTTGACCCGACGGACCCCACGGCCGGCGTGGTGACGGGAGAGTCCCTGGCGGGCTACCTGCGCGCCCAGGCCACGGAGTTCCTCCGCGCGCTGCGCCTGCACCGGGAGAACGGCGGCTCCGCGGCCGGCGCGGGGGAGTCCGTCGACGCGGCACGCGCCCTGCGCCGCTCGGCCCGCCGCATCAGCGGCAGCCTGCACACCTTCCGCCCGCTCCTCGACCCCGACTGGTCCGAGGAGATGCGGCCCGAACTGGCGTGGCTGTCCGGCACGCTGGGCCTGGAGCACGCCTACGAGGGCCGGCTGGAGCGGCTGCTGCTGGCGCTGCACCGCCTGTCGGGGGCCGCGGTGTTCCCCGCGCAAACCGTCGCCACCACGTCGGCGCCGGCGAACTCCGCCGGCCCGGCCCACCCGGCCGCGGCCCAGGAGCGCGGCAACCTCACGGTGGGCGCGGCGAAAGCGGGCGCGCTGCTCGAACGCCAGCTGACCCTCGCCCGGACCCGGGCCCACTCCACCGCCCTCCAGGCCCTGGGTTCGAGCCGCTTCCACGCCGTCGCCGACAAGGTCGCCGTACTCGCCAGCGAGGTGCCTCTCACCCCCGCCGCGGCCACCACGGACCTGCGGCCGCCCGCCGCCGCCGCGGAGGAACGCCTCACGGACGCCGTCACCGCCCTCCCCCTGGTCACCGCGGGCCACCCCTACAACGCGGAGGCGCTGGTCCACGGGCTGTCCCCGGACCCGGCCCCGCACCCCCAGGACGGCCCCTGGCACCAGGTCCGCCTGCTGCTGCGCCTGCACCGGTACGCCCGTGAGGTGCTGCACGGCGGCAAACTCCCGGTCGAGGTGCGGCTGCTGACGGCGGGCCAGGCCCTGAACCGGCACCGGGACGCCTCGGAGGCGGCCGCGGCGGCCGCGCAGGCGGCCCGCACCCCCCGCATCGCGCCCGCGACGGCCTACGCGCTCGGTGTGCTCCACGCCGACCAGCGGCACGAGGTGGAGGCGGCCCGGTTCGCGTTCCAGCAGGCCTGGCAGAAGCAGACCGCCAAGGTGCCCTGA
- a CDS encoding RNA degradosome polyphosphate kinase → MKPAVPEPSPPPEGSAPNGAVTLPPARSDAPVSPLARKNGFMSQQDTQAEVQPQPSVGSIAAHRQHAVSAAVSDLEPDLDADLDAYEESRADGTPLPQGRFLDRERSWLAFNERVLELAEDPDTPLLERANFLAIFASNLDEFFMVRVAGLKRRIATGVATRSASGLQPREVLEMIWARSRELMARHAACYHEDVAPALAEEGIHLVRWSELTEKEQARLFTLFRHQIFPVLTPLAVDPAHPFPYISGLSLNLAVVVRNPVSGHKHFARVKVPPLLSRFLESSPGRYVPIEDVIAAHLEELFPGMEVLEHHAFRLTRNEDLEVEEDDAENLLQALEKELMRRRFGPPVRLEVEESVDREVLDLLVRELKISEAEVYPLPGPLDLTGLFRIHSLDRQELKYPKFIAGTHRDLAEVESASAPDIFAALRARDVLLHHPYDSFSTSVQAFLEQAAADPDVLAIKQTLYRTSGDSPIVDALIDAAESGKQVLVLVEIKARFDEHANIKWARKLEEAGCHVVYGLVGLKTHCKLSLVVRQEGETLRRYSHVGTGNYHPKTARLYEDLGLLTADPQVGADLSDLFNRLSGYSRRETYRRLLVAPKSLRDGLVARIDKEAQHHRAGRPAFVRIKVNSMVDEAVIDALYRASQAGVPVDVWVRGICAVRPGVAGLSENIRVRSILGRFLEHSRVFAFGNGGEPEVWIGSADMMHRNLDRRIEALVRVVDPGHRAALNRLLDTGMSDGTASWHLGPDGEWTRHATDADGQPLRNVQEMLIDARRRRRGTATP, encoded by the coding sequence ATGAAGCCCGCCGTGCCAGAGCCTTCGCCGCCCCCCGAGGGGTCCGCGCCGAACGGGGCCGTGACGCTCCCGCCCGCACGTTCCGACGCGCCTGTGTCGCCCCTCGCGCGGAAGAATGGGTTCATGAGTCAGCAAGACACCCAGGCAGAGGTTCAGCCGCAGCCCTCCGTGGGCTCCATCGCCGCGCACCGTCAGCACGCCGTGTCCGCGGCGGTCTCCGACCTCGAGCCCGACCTCGACGCCGACCTCGACGCCTACGAGGAGTCGCGGGCCGACGGCACGCCCCTGCCGCAGGGGCGCTTCCTCGACCGGGAGCGCAGCTGGCTCGCCTTCAACGAGCGCGTTCTGGAACTGGCCGAGGACCCCGACACCCCCCTGCTGGAGCGCGCCAACTTCCTCGCGATCTTCGCCAGCAACCTGGACGAGTTCTTCATGGTCCGGGTGGCCGGTCTGAAGCGCCGGATCGCCACGGGGGTCGCCACCCGCTCCGCCTCCGGCCTCCAGCCGCGCGAGGTGCTGGAGATGATCTGGGCCCGCTCCCGCGAGCTGATGGCCCGGCACGCCGCCTGCTACCACGAGGACGTCGCCCCCGCACTCGCGGAGGAGGGCATCCACCTGGTCCGCTGGAGCGAGCTGACCGAGAAGGAGCAGGCACGGCTCTTCACGCTCTTCCGGCACCAGATCTTCCCGGTCCTGACCCCCCTGGCGGTGGACCCGGCGCACCCGTTCCCGTACATCTCCGGCCTGTCGCTGAACCTGGCCGTCGTCGTACGCAACCCGGTGAGCGGTCACAAGCACTTCGCGCGCGTGAAGGTGCCGCCGCTGCTGTCCCGCTTCCTGGAGAGCAGCCCCGGCCGCTACGTCCCCATCGAGGACGTCATCGCCGCGCACCTGGAAGAGCTGTTCCCGGGCATGGAGGTGCTGGAGCACCACGCCTTCCGCCTCACCCGCAACGAGGACCTCGAGGTCGAGGAGGACGACGCCGAGAACCTCCTGCAGGCCCTGGAGAAGGAGCTCATGCGGCGCCGCTTCGGCCCGCCGGTGCGCCTGGAGGTCGAGGAGTCCGTCGACCGCGAGGTGCTGGACCTGCTGGTCCGCGAACTGAAGATCTCCGAGGCGGAGGTCTACCCGCTGCCCGGCCCGCTGGACCTCACCGGCCTCTTCCGCATCCACAGCCTCGACCGGCAGGAGCTGAAGTACCCGAAGTTCATCGCCGGCACCCACCGCGACCTCGCCGAGGTCGAGTCGGCGTCCGCGCCGGACATCTTCGCCGCCCTGCGCGCGCGGGACGTGCTGCTGCACCACCCGTACGACAGCTTCTCCACCTCCGTGCAGGCCTTCCTGGAGCAGGCGGCGGCCGACCCGGACGTCCTCGCGATCAAGCAGACCCTGTACCGCACCTCCGGCGACTCCCCGATAGTCGACGCGCTCATCGACGCCGCCGAGTCCGGCAAGCAGGTCCTGGTCCTGGTCGAGATCAAGGCCCGGTTCGACGAGCACGCCAACATCAAGTGGGCCCGCAAGCTGGAGGAGGCCGGCTGCCACGTCGTCTACGGCCTGGTCGGCCTGAAGACGCACTGCAAGCTCTCCCTGGTGGTCCGCCAGGAGGGCGAGACCCTGCGCCGTTACAGCCACGTCGGCACGGGCAACTACCACCCGAAGACGGCCCGTCTGTACGAGGACCTCGGCCTGCTCACCGCCGACCCCCAGGTCGGCGCGGACCTCTCCGACCTCTTCAACCGCCTGTCCGGCTACTCGCGCCGCGAGACGTACCGCAGGCTCCTGGTGGCCCCCAAGTCCCTGCGGGACGGGCTGGTCGCGCGGATCGACAAGGAGGCCCAGCACCACCGTGCGGGCCGCCCGGCCTTCGTCCGCATCAAGGTCAACTCGATGGTCGACGAGGCGGTCATCGACGCCCTCTACCGCGCGTCCCAGGCGGGCGTCCCGGTCGACGTCTGGGTGCGCGGCATCTGCGCCGTCCGCCCCGGCGTCGCCGGCCTGTCGGAGAACATCCGGGTCCGCTCGATCCTCGGCCGCTTCCTGGAGCACTCCCGGGTCTTCGCCTTCGGCAACGGCGGCGAGCCGGAGGTGTGGATCGGCAGCGCCGACATGATGCACCGCAACCTCGACCGCCGGATAGAGGCCCTGGTCCGGGTCGTCGACCCCGGCCACCGCGCAGCCCTCAACCGGCTGCTGGACACCGGCATGTCCGACGGCACCGCCTCCTGGCACCTCGGCCCGGACGGCGAGTGGACGCGACACGCGACCGACGCGGACGGCCAACCCCTGCGCAACGTCCAGGAGATGCTCATAGACGCCCGGAGGCGCCGGCGTGGCACAGCAACACCTTGA
- a CDS encoding ABC transporter ATP-binding protein, giving the protein MSDTAIEAIGLGRRFGRRGGWALRDCAFRLPAGRVCAVVGPNGAGKSTLLALAAGLLPPTEGRVRVLGTGPAEARPRVGFIAQDKPLYPQLTVAETLRMGADLNPGRWDAALAEQVVAGGDLDPGSRVRALSGGQRTRVALALALGKRPELLLLDEPMADLDPLARHELMGTLMAEAARHGTTIVMSSHVVAELEDSCDHLLLVGGGRIRLAGEIDDLLAAHVRVSGAADSAGLDDHTVVESRVTGRQLTALVRPAGPLPADWRRSTPSLEELVLAHLRNPQAPALTAATAPAGESAA; this is encoded by the coding sequence ATGAGCGACACGGCGATCGAGGCCATCGGCCTCGGCAGGCGCTTCGGGCGCCGGGGCGGCTGGGCGCTGCGCGACTGCGCCTTCCGGCTGCCCGCGGGCCGGGTGTGTGCCGTCGTCGGGCCCAACGGCGCCGGCAAGTCGACGCTGCTCGCCCTCGCCGCCGGACTGCTGCCCCCCACGGAGGGCCGCGTACGAGTGCTCGGCACCGGCCCGGCCGAGGCCCGCCCCCGGGTCGGCTTCATCGCCCAGGACAAGCCGCTGTACCCGCAGCTCACCGTTGCCGAGACGCTGCGCATGGGCGCCGACCTCAACCCCGGCCGCTGGGACGCGGCCCTCGCGGAGCAGGTCGTCGCGGGCGGTGACCTGGACCCCGGGTCCCGCGTCCGCGCCCTCTCCGGCGGCCAGCGCACCCGGGTCGCCCTCGCCCTGGCCCTCGGCAAGCGGCCCGAACTGCTGCTCCTGGACGAGCCGATGGCCGACCTCGACCCGCTGGCCCGGCACGAGCTGATGGGGACGCTGATGGCCGAGGCCGCCCGGCACGGGACCACGATCGTGATGTCCTCGCACGTCGTCGCCGAGCTGGAGGACTCCTGCGACCACCTGCTGCTGGTCGGCGGCGGCCGGATACGGCTGGCCGGGGAGATCGACGACCTGCTCGCCGCCCATGTGCGGGTGAGCGGCGCCGCCGACTCCGCCGGCCTCGACGACCACACCGTGGTCGAATCCCGGGTGACCGGCCGCCAGCTCACCGCGCTGGTCCGCCCCGCCGGGCCGCTCCCCGCCGACTGGCGCCGCTCCACGCCGTCCCTGGAGGAACTGGTCCTCGCCCACCTGCGCAACCCCCAGGCCCCCGCGCTGACCGCGGCCACGGCCCCGGCCGGGGAGAGTGCCGCGTGA
- a CDS encoding GntR family transcriptional regulator codes for MVEYRIDRHSGVATYVQIVQQTKQALRLGLLRPGDKLPTAREVVEATAINPNTVLKAYRELEREGLVEARRGLGTFVRRSLGAAAADSPLRAELEEWAARAATAGLDRDDVAALFTAVLDQHFAEPAPHPPAPLRQAPEQHFQGEPS; via the coding sequence GTGGTCGAGTACCGCATCGACCGGCACAGCGGGGTCGCCACGTACGTCCAGATCGTCCAGCAGACCAAACAGGCGCTCCGCCTGGGCCTGCTGCGACCGGGCGACAAGCTGCCGACGGCCCGCGAGGTGGTCGAGGCCACCGCGATCAACCCCAACACCGTCCTCAAGGCCTACCGCGAACTCGAACGCGAGGGCCTGGTGGAGGCGCGGCGCGGGCTCGGCACCTTCGTCCGGCGCTCACTGGGCGCCGCTGCGGCCGACTCCCCCCTCCGCGCGGAGCTGGAGGAATGGGCGGCGCGGGCCGCCACGGCGGGCCTGGACCGGGACGACGTGGCCGCACTCTTCACCGCCGTACTCGACCAGCACTTCGCGGAGCCCGCCCCGCATCCGCCGGCGCCCCTCCGTCAGGCACCCGAACAGCACTTCCAGGGAGAACCTTCATGA